DNA sequence from the Pempheris klunzingeri isolate RE-2024b chromosome 9, fPemKlu1.hap1, whole genome shotgun sequence genome:
TCTGGTTGGATGGATACACAGGTATGGGTCACACCATAGATGTATGGATCTCTGGGTCATAGAGTACTCCAGGTGTATATACAGATGAGTAGAGCTGCTTTTACAGATTCCTTGTTTGTCAAGAGATGTTTTGCAAAGATGCACACAATCTGGGCCCCAGAGGGGAGGAGATtgtttaaaaacataatttaatgcAGTGGTCTGACTTATCCAACAGTTAATGATGCAGTGAAGGTAcggatggagggaggggtgatggaggagtGTGAGACGAGTGCAGATGTTCTGCTGAGTGACACCATGGACCAGTACAGGACTTTCCAGATGTGTGAGCGTCTGCTGCACAGCCCGTCCAAACTAGCCAACCAGCTGCTGTTCCAGATCCCACCTCATCGACAAGCCATCCTCATAGAGAGGTGCAGTAATGGTGCTCTCTGTAATTCTCCTTCAATTATCTGATGTGTTTCCAGTGGCTGATTTAAATGTATGTCATACATGTCTCGTTTAATTAAGGATTTATGGATTTTTCTATCCTTGGAATATATCTAGTCCTTCAACTAGGTTATTCTCCTCTTAAGGGAGATGTTACCTTGGCATATGTTTGTTAGTAAACCCcattactttattcttatttcttGACGTAGTAAATGATAATATATTCTTAATAAGTTTCACTTTTCTGTTTCCCTGTTTAGATATTACGCCTTTGATGATTCATTTGTCCGTGAAGTTTTGGGAAAGAAACTCTCCAAAGGAACCAAGAAAGACTTGGATGATATCAGTGCCAAGACAAGTGTGACACTGAAGAGCTGCAGACGGCAGGTAAGTGCACTTGGAACATCTGTGTTAACGTTAAATCGCCCAAACTAaagggtaacacacacacacacacacacacacacagatcttcaGGGGCAAAGCTGGCTAATCTCATTTCACCAGTTTATTCCGCTCTGATGAAGGCCACTAGGTTGAAATGCTAGCATGTTTGTTGACAGGGCCAGAATAATTTGGTGAAACTGAAATTAGTCAACTTTGTCCTATTCAATGTCGGTAAGTGCCTCTTTTCTAAGATCTAACTGTTCATCCTTATTATCAGTTTTAAAATGGTCACTGCTTTATCAGTGGAGCCTCATGCAGTTTTAAAAGATCctgctctgttttgttgtgAACTGCTGAGATTTGATCCTGCTCCTAAAATCTGGCTTTTAGTTTTATATTGGTATTGCATGTGATGTCTTGATCAACAAACTAACTACACTGTAGTTGGTTTCTATTTGTATGAGTTTTAGTGACAAGCTgaatttctgacatttaacattttcaattGACACCTTTTATTGTCTAATATATTGTCTAGCAGTGAGTTCAGGTTATTGGTTGTGCTGAGGCAGCTGGATGTCTGTAGAGCAAGTACGCATGCTGGTTTTACACACGTCACATTGTTGTAATTTTAGTAAAACTCCTGCGCAATTCGTTTAATTCCAGTTTGACAACTTCAAACGTGTTTTCAAAGTTGTGGAAGAGCTGAAGGGACCCCTGGTGGAGAACATACGTCagcattttcttctctctgacaAGCTTGCAAGGTAATCAATAAGAAGAACAAAGCACAAGCCCACCTGCCTCAGGTTTATTTCCCAAAGCATTGGTATTGCttcaaatttgttttatttcgtGATGAATTACTACATGGGTTTGCATTGTTGGCTAAGTCTAACAAAACAGCACCTGAAAAGGCATGACGTATTCAGGATATTCAAACTAGTTTTATGATAGTCTAAGTctccctcttttgtttttttgtgtgttagcTCCTATAAtgctgtctctgtttgtttcaGGGATTATGCTGCCATTGTTTTCTTTGCCAACAATCGCTTTGAGACAGGGAAAAGAAAGCTACAATATCTCACTTTCCAGGACTTTGCTTTCTGTGCTGGGCAGCTTATCAACAACTGGACTGTTGGGGCTGTTGGTGAGCCATtttcacttgtttgttttggccGTTTGCTGACATTTTTATCTGAAATGTGAGGGGTACatataacat
Encoded proteins:
- the fibpa gene encoding fibroblast growth factor (acidic) intracellular binding protein a; this encodes MAVELDVFVGNTTIMDEEVYQLWLDGYTVNDAVKVRMEGGVMEECETSADVLLSDTMDQYRTFQMCERLLHSPSKLANQLLFQIPPHRQAILIERYYAFDDSFVREVLGKKLSKGTKKDLDDISAKTSVTLKSCRRQFDNFKRVFKVVEELKGPLVENIRQHFLLSDKLARDYAAIVFFANNRFETGKRKLQYLTFQDFAFCAGQLINNWTVGAVDNMVEDMDVDLDKEFLQELKELKILITDKDLLDQHKSLVCTALRGKTKGFNEMEANFKNLSRGLVNIAAKLTNTKDVRDFFIDLVEKFIEPCRSDRWTAADMRLYLTHYTNSAHILDTFKHQVVWERYMGVIKSCIFKMYHD